A single window of Nicotiana tomentosiformis chromosome 1, ASM39032v3, whole genome shotgun sequence DNA harbors:
- the LOC104084890 gene encoding chloroplast envelope quinone oxidoreductase homolog, with product MAGKVMHAIQYNSYGGGAAGLKHVEVPVPTPKKDEVLLKLEATSLNPVDWKIQKGVLRPLLPPKFPFIPTTDVGGEVVEVGSSVKDFKVGDKVVAMLNTLNGGGLAEYAVAKESLTVPRPAEVSAAEGAGLPVAGVTALQALVNPAEVKLDGTGPRKNILVTAASGGVGHYAVQLAKLGNTHVTATCGARNFDFVKSLGADEVLDYKTPEGAALKSPSGQIYDAVIHCTTGIPWSTFEPNLSAKGKVIDLTPGPSAMWTYAVKKLTFSKKQLVPLLLIPKKENLDLVVSLVKEGKLKTVIDSKHPLSKAEDAWSRSIDGHATGKIIVEP from the exons ATGGCTGGGAAGGTGATGCATGCTATCCAATACAACTCTTATGGTGGCGGTGCCGCTGGCTTAAAG CATGTTGAAGTCCCTGTGCCTACTCCGAAGAAGGATGAGGTCTTGCTAAAACTGGAGGCTACAAGCTTAAATCCTGTTGACTGGAAAATTCAGAAGGGCGTGCTTCGTCCTCTTCTGCCTCCCAAGTTTCCTTTTATTCCTA CTACTGACGTGGGAGGAGAGGTTGTAGAGGTAGGATCTAGTGTAAAAGATTTCAAGGTCGGCGACAAGGTTGTGGCTATGCTTAATACCCTG AATGGAGGTGGATTGGCTGAATACGCGGTGGCTAAGGAGAGTTTGACTGTTCCAAGACCAGCTGAAGTATCAGCTGCTGAAGGTGCAGGTCTTCCTGTTGCAGGAGTTACAGCTCTTCAGGCCCTTGTCAATCCTGCTGAGGTCAAGCTCGATGGAACTGGACCCCGGAAGAACATCTTAGTTACAGCTGCCTCTGGTGGTGTAGGTCATTATGCTGTGCAACTGGCAAAACTTGGTAACACCCATGTTACTGCTACCTGTGGAGCCCGTAACTTTGATTTTGTGAAGAGCTTAGGAGCAGATGAGGTTCTTGATTACAAGACCCCAGAGGGAGCAGCTCTTAAGAGTCCATCAGGCCAAATATATGATGCAGTAATTCACTGTACTACAGGCATTCCTTGGTCTACCTTTGAGCCTAATTTAAGTGCGAAAGGGAAGGTCATCGACCTGACTCCTGGACCTAGCGCCATGTGGACCTATGCAGTAAAGAAACTAACCTTCTCAAAGAAGCAGTTGGTGCCATTGCTTTTAATTCCCAAGAAGGAGAACCTGGACTTGGTTGTTAGTCTTGTGAAGGAAGGGAAACTTAAAACAGTGATAGACTCCAAACATCCCCTGAGCAAGGCTGAAGATGCTTGGAGCAGGAGCATTGATGGACATGCAACAGGAAAGATTATTGTGGAGCCATAG